From a region of the Armatimonadota bacterium genome:
- a CDS encoding hydrogenase iron-sulfur subunit yields MPEATHTTEGGARAAPEGFEPRIVAFFCNWCTYIAADLAGTSRMKYAPNVRVIRTMCSGRVDPQFVLEAFARGADGVLIGGCHPGDCHYQEGNYKTLRRYTLLRQVLATLGIEPQRFRLEWISASEAERVRAVVNEMVEQVRALGPLRLEVPQEVPVPRQREEVAA; encoded by the coding sequence ATGCCTGAGGCAACACACACTACGGAAGGCGGGGCGCGGGCGGCGCCGGAAGGTTTCGAGCCCAGGATCGTCGCCTTTTTCTGCAACTGGTGCACCTACATCGCCGCCGACCTGGCGGGGACCTCCCGGATGAAGTACGCTCCCAACGTGCGGGTCATCCGCACTATGTGCTCGGGGCGGGTCGATCCCCAGTTCGTGCTGGAGGCCTTCGCCCGCGGCGCGGACGGGGTGCTCATCGGCGGCTGCCATCCCGGGGACTGCCACTACCAGGAGGGCAACTACAAGACCCTGCGCCGCTACACGCTCCTGCGCCAGGTGCTGGCCACCCTGGGCATCGAGCCGCAGCGCTTCCGCCTGGAGTGGATCTCGGCCTCGGAGGCGGAGCGGGTGCGGGCGGTGGTCAACGAAATGGTGGAGCAGGTGCGCGCTCTGGGGCCGCTGCGGCTGGAGGTGCCGCAGGAGGTCCCGGTGCCGCGGCAGCGAGAGGAGGTGGCGGCCTGA